In Pengzhenrongella sicca, a single genomic region encodes these proteins:
- the rpsT gene encoding 30S ribosomal protein S20 — MANIKSQIKRIGTNEKARLRNKAVKSELRTHVRRVREAVAGGDKASATVALTAASTKLDKAVSKGVIHANQAANKKSALAKVVNAL, encoded by the coding sequence GTGGCAAACATCAAGTCCCAGATCAAGCGCATTGGTACCAACGAGAAGGCGCGCCTGCGTAACAAGGCCGTCAAGTCGGAGCTGCGCACGCACGTGCGCCGCGTCCGGGAGGCCGTCGCCGGTGGCGACAAGGCCTCGGCGACGGTTGCCCTCACGGCGGCCTCGACCAAGCTTGACAAGGCCGTCTCCAAGGGCGTCATCCACGCCAACCAGGCTGCCAACAAGAAGTCGGCGCTCGCGAAGGTCGTCAACGCCCTCTGA
- a CDS encoding transglutaminase family protein, with translation MSRLRVTHTTAFRYAGPVTASYNEARMIPVSEPGQRVLASSLDVTPLSWRHDFVDYWGTAVSAFEITHPHERLVITARSTVELDPAASGAPGAGWDVVHGQRTRDLYGELLGATTTTTVPAAVVDLASGCLPGADPAAAAEAICRVVRAELEYVPGVTTVHTPASEAWESRTGVCQDMAHLTLGALRAVGIPARYVSGYLYPRTGGELGQTVVGESHAWIEWWAGRWTGFDPTNRVYAGDRHVVLARGREYNDVAPLRGIYAGTAAEQLDVKVQITREA, from the coding sequence ATGAGCCGGCTGCGCGTCACGCACACGACCGCGTTCCGCTACGCCGGGCCCGTGACGGCGTCGTACAACGAGGCGCGGATGATCCCGGTGTCCGAGCCGGGCCAACGCGTCCTCGCCTCGAGCCTCGACGTGACCCCGCTGTCCTGGCGGCACGACTTCGTCGACTACTGGGGCACCGCGGTGTCCGCGTTCGAGATCACCCACCCGCACGAGCGGCTGGTCATCACGGCCCGGTCCACGGTCGAGCTCGACCCGGCGGCGTCGGGCGCGCCCGGCGCGGGCTGGGACGTCGTGCACGGGCAGCGGACCCGGGACCTGTACGGCGAGCTGCTCGGGGCGACGACGACGACGACCGTGCCGGCCGCCGTCGTCGACCTCGCGTCGGGGTGCTTGCCCGGCGCCGACCCCGCGGCGGCCGCGGAGGCGATCTGCCGGGTCGTGCGGGCCGAGCTCGAGTACGTGCCGGGCGTGACCACGGTGCACACCCCGGCCAGCGAGGCGTGGGAGTCGCGCACCGGCGTGTGCCAGGACATGGCGCACCTGACGCTCGGCGCGCTGCGCGCGGTCGGCATCCCGGCCCGGTACGTCTCGGGCTACCTGTACCCGCGCACGGGCGGGGAGCTCGGCCAGACCGTGGTGGGGGAGTCGCACGCGTGGATCGAGTGGTGGGCGGGCCGGTGGACCGGGTTCGACCCGACGAACCGGGTGTACGCGGGGGATCGCCACGTCGTGCTCGCCCGCGGCCGGGAGTACAACGACGTCGCCCCGTTGCGCGGCATCTACGCGGGCACCGCGGCCGAACAGCTCGACGTGAAGGTGCAGATCACTCGCGAGGCCTGA
- a CDS encoding helix-turn-helix domain-containing protein, translating into MTDIGDRIRALRIAAGLSQTALAGSDFSPSYISLIESGRREPTDGSLGVLAARLDTTTEFLRQGESGPSEAKARLEIDYAKLALDSGAPGEARDRMLALDLSAIASLLHTDILMTLARAHEGLGDLEASIGVLEPLLTRERARGHHLDAATIATDLVISYLQAGDLHRSVDVGEQVVTELEGAGLAGIDEHLRLGSTILWAYVERGDILFATHRAAQLIEQADALGSPRGRGSVYWNAAIVAEERRDYALAQRYTSRALALIGESGSSRDVARLRLHYAWLLLRIEPAEPIAALEQISRAAPDLAVIGSEVDVAFGEIESSRAHLMLGDPVRAEDAARRAITRLGDKPRLDLCSAHLVLGDALFARGDAVGAAETYRWSADMLGMMAASRQSAAAWRELGDRFLAQGDVAEAARSFDRALREAGLRPMVPASILAARASSPGA; encoded by the coding sequence ATGACGGATATTGGTGACCGCATCCGGGCGCTGCGCATAGCCGCCGGCCTCTCGCAGACGGCGCTTGCCGGGTCCGACTTCTCCCCGAGCTACATCTCCTTGATCGAGAGCGGCCGGCGCGAGCCGACCGACGGCTCGCTCGGCGTCCTCGCCGCGCGGCTCGACACCACCACGGAGTTTCTCCGGCAGGGCGAGAGCGGGCCGAGCGAGGCGAAGGCGCGGCTCGAGATCGACTACGCCAAGCTCGCCCTCGACAGCGGGGCTCCGGGGGAGGCTCGGGACCGCATGCTCGCGCTCGACCTCAGCGCTATCGCGTCGCTGCTGCACACCGACATCCTCATGACCCTGGCCCGGGCGCACGAGGGGCTCGGCGACCTCGAGGCCTCGATCGGGGTGCTCGAGCCGCTCCTGACGCGCGAGCGCGCCCGCGGCCACCACCTCGACGCGGCCACGATCGCGACCGACCTGGTGATCTCGTACCTGCAGGCGGGCGACCTGCATCGCAGCGTCGACGTCGGCGAGCAGGTCGTCACCGAGCTCGAGGGCGCGGGCCTCGCGGGCATCGACGAGCACCTGCGCCTGGGCTCGACGATCCTGTGGGCGTACGTCGAGCGCGGCGACATCCTCTTCGCGACGCACCGCGCCGCGCAGCTGATCGAGCAGGCCGACGCCCTCGGCAGCCCACGCGGGCGTGGCAGCGTGTACTGGAACGCCGCGATCGTCGCCGAGGAGCGCCGCGACTACGCGCTCGCGCAGCGGTACACCTCCCGGGCGCTCGCGCTCATCGGCGAGAGCGGTTCGAGCCGCGACGTCGCGCGGCTGCGGCTGCACTACGCCTGGCTGCTGCTGCGCATCGAGCCGGCCGAACCGATCGCGGCGCTCGAGCAGATCAGCCGTGCCGCGCCGGACCTGGCGGTGATCGGCTCGGAGGTGGACGTGGCGTTCGGCGAGATCGAGTCGTCGCGCGCCCATCTGATGCTCGGCGATCCGGTCCGGGCCGAGGACGCCGCGCGCCGCGCCATCACGCGTCTCGGAGACAAGCCCCGGCTGGACCTGTGCAGCGCGCACCTCGTGCTCGGCGACGCGCTGTTCGCGCGCGGCGATGCCGTCGGGGCGGCCGAGACCTACCGGTGGTCGGCCGACATGCTCGGCATGATGGCGGCGAGCCGGCAGTCCGCGGCGGCCTGGCGCGAGCTCGGCGACCGCTTCCTCGCCCAGGGGGACGTCGCCGAGGCCGCACGGTCGTTCGATCGCGCGCTGCGCGAGGCCGGCCTGCGGCCGATGGTCCCGGCGTCGATCCTCGCGGCCCGGGCCAGCTCGCCCGGCGCCTGA
- the lepA gene encoding translation elongation factor 4 has product MSPIPSLALSQRIQPGATPAELLRNFCIIAHIDHGKSTLADRMLQLTGVVDARAARAQYLDRMDIERERGITIKSQAVRMPWESNGVPYALNMIDTPGHVDFTYEVSRSLAACEGAVLLVDAAQGIEAQTLANLYLALENDLQIIPVLNKIDLPAAQPEKYAEELAKLIGGEPDDCLRVSGKTGDGVLELLDKIVATIPAPTGDPAAAARAIIFDSVYDTYRGVVTYVRVVDGDLSPREKIVMMSTRATHELLEIGVISPEPVVTKGLGVGEVGYLITGVKDVRQSRVGDTVTNANKPAAESLGAYRDPRPMVFSGLYPIDGSDYPILRDALDKLKLNDAALVYEPETSVALGFGFRVGFLGLLHLEIVRERLEREFDLDLISTAPNVVYQVSLEDKSVVTVTNPSEFPAGKVGEIREPIVRATILCPAEFIGAVMELCQGRRGDLLGMDYLSEERVEMRYTLPLAEIVFDFFDQLKSKTRGYGSLDYEPTGEAAADLVKVDILLQGEAVDAFSAIVHKDKAYAYGVMMVGKLRKLIPRQQFDVPIQAAVGARVIARETISAIRKDVLAKCYGGDITRKRKLLEKQKEGKKRMKVIGRVEVPQEAFIAALSSDAADPKDKKK; this is encoded by the coding sequence TTGTCCCCGATCCCCAGCCTGGCGCTGAGCCAGCGCATCCAGCCCGGCGCCACCCCGGCCGAGCTGCTGCGCAACTTCTGCATCATCGCGCACATCGACCACGGCAAGTCGACCCTCGCTGACCGCATGCTGCAGCTCACCGGCGTCGTCGACGCGCGGGCCGCGCGGGCGCAGTACCTCGACCGGATGGACATCGAGCGCGAGCGCGGCATCACGATCAAGTCCCAGGCGGTGCGCATGCCGTGGGAGTCGAACGGGGTGCCGTACGCGCTGAACATGATCGACACCCCCGGGCACGTCGACTTCACATACGAGGTCTCCCGCTCGCTCGCCGCCTGCGAGGGCGCCGTGCTGCTGGTCGACGCGGCGCAGGGCATCGAGGCGCAGACGCTCGCGAACCTCTACCTCGCGCTCGAGAACGACCTGCAGATCATCCCGGTGCTGAACAAGATCGACCTGCCCGCGGCCCAGCCGGAGAAGTACGCGGAGGAGCTCGCGAAGCTCATCGGCGGCGAGCCGGACGACTGCCTGCGCGTGTCGGGCAAGACCGGCGACGGCGTGCTCGAGCTGCTCGACAAGATCGTCGCGACGATCCCCGCCCCCACCGGCGACCCGGCCGCGGCCGCGCGCGCGATCATCTTCGACTCGGTCTACGACACCTACCGGGGCGTCGTGACGTACGTCCGGGTCGTCGACGGCGACCTGTCCCCGCGCGAGAAGATCGTCATGATGTCCACCCGGGCCACGCACGAGCTGCTCGAGATCGGCGTCATCTCCCCTGAGCCCGTCGTGACCAAGGGCCTCGGGGTCGGCGAGGTCGGCTACCTGATCACCGGGGTCAAGGACGTCCGCCAGTCCCGCGTCGGCGACACGGTGACGAACGCGAACAAGCCCGCGGCGGAGTCCCTCGGCGCCTACCGCGATCCCCGGCCCATGGTCTTCTCGGGGCTGTACCCGATCGACGGCTCCGACTACCCGATCCTGCGCGACGCGCTGGACAAGCTCAAGCTCAACGACGCCGCGCTCGTGTACGAGCCCGAGACGTCCGTCGCGCTCGGGTTCGGGTTCCGGGTCGGCTTCCTCGGGCTGCTGCACCTCGAGATCGTGCGCGAGCGGCTCGAGCGCGAGTTCGACCTCGACCTCATCTCGACCGCGCCGAACGTCGTCTACCAGGTCTCGCTCGAGGACAAGTCCGTCGTCACGGTCACCAACCCGAGCGAGTTCCCGGCCGGGAAGGTCGGCGAGATCCGCGAGCCGATCGTGCGCGCCACGATCCTGTGCCCCGCCGAGTTCATCGGTGCCGTGATGGAGCTGTGCCAGGGCCGCCGCGGCGACCTGCTCGGCATGGACTACCTCTCGGAGGAGCGGGTCGAGATGCGGTACACGCTCCCGCTCGCGGAGATCGTGTTCGACTTCTTCGACCAGCTCAAGTCCAAGACGCGCGGGTACGGGTCCCTCGACTACGAGCCCACGGGCGAGGCGGCGGCCGACCTGGTCAAGGTCGACATCCTGCTCCAGGGCGAGGCCGTCGACGCGTTCAGCGCGATCGTGCACAAGGACAAGGCCTACGCGTATGGCGTGATGATGGTCGGCAAGCTGCGCAAGCTCATCCCGCGCCAGCAGTTCGACGTGCCGATCCAGGCCGCCGTCGGCGCCCGGGTCATCGCGCGCGAGACGATCAGCGCCATTCGCAAGGACGTGCTCGCCAAGTGCTACGGGGGAGACATCACCCGCAAGCGCAAGCTGCTCGAGAAGCAGAAGGAGGGCAAGAAGCGCATGAAGGTCATCGGCCGGGTCGAGGTCCCGCAGGAGGCCTTCATCGCCGCGCTCTCCTCCGACGCGGCGGACCCCAAGGACAAGAAGAAGTAG
- a CDS encoding ComEC/Rec2 family competence protein codes for MPVRVADLRLVPAALAAWAGAAAVVALTARGALVVAGVAAAGALACALICTLARGRGDRRPWARAGAGQVVLVLAVVAVVAAAGAVQLHERGSGPLADLARQRATVRLVGVVRSAPVPIASPWGWGGGTRYRLELAAEQVSGRGRAGPAAAPVLVFAGAGWQHAAYGARLEVSGTLAPSTPGDSMLALVTARAGPRVLAPPGAVDRAVGAIWADLRAVAAPLAPDARGLVPGIAVGDTSRLPADLDAAMRVAGLTHVTAVSGAHFAIIGAAVLGVAAAVGLPRRARVVAAAAALGGLLVLVHAEPSVLRAAAMGSVGLAGLVVGRPSRALPALGATVIALLVMDPWLGRDPGFALSVLATAGIVQLTEPLSRRISGGVLGDRAGYAIAVPIAAQAACAPVIILLNPALATYAVPANLAVAPALAPATVFGVLTALVAPWWPAAAAVLVLPAGAAAWWIAAVARAVAGLPAAQLPWPGGFAGALALAGLTVAAALAVRRLGARAP; via the coding sequence GTGCCCGTGCGCGTCGCGGATCTGCGGCTCGTGCCAGCCGCGCTCGCCGCCTGGGCGGGGGCGGCTGCCGTCGTCGCGCTCACCGCGCGCGGGGCCCTCGTGGTCGCGGGCGTCGCGGCGGCCGGCGCCCTGGCGTGCGCCCTGATCTGCACCCTGGCCCGCGGCCGCGGCGACCGACGGCCGTGGGCTCGCGCGGGCGCCGGACAGGTCGTGCTGGTGCTCGCCGTGGTGGCGGTCGTCGCGGCCGCGGGCGCGGTCCAGCTGCACGAGCGCGGCTCGGGGCCGCTCGCGGACCTCGCGCGGCAGCGTGCGACCGTGCGGCTCGTCGGCGTCGTCCGCTCGGCGCCGGTCCCGATCGCCTCGCCGTGGGGGTGGGGCGGCGGCACCCGCTACCGGCTCGAGCTCGCGGCCGAGCAGGTCAGCGGCCGGGGCCGGGCCGGGCCGGCGGCCGCACCCGTCCTGGTGTTCGCGGGGGCGGGGTGGCAGCACGCGGCCTACGGCGCGCGGCTCGAGGTGTCGGGGACGCTCGCGCCGTCCACGCCGGGCGACTCGATGCTCGCGCTCGTGACGGCGCGAGCGGGCCCGCGCGTGCTCGCGCCGCCGGGCGCGGTGGACCGTGCCGTCGGCGCGATCTGGGCCGACCTGCGGGCGGTCGCCGCGCCGCTGGCACCCGACGCGCGCGGACTCGTGCCCGGGATCGCCGTCGGTGACACCTCGCGGCTGCCGGCGGACCTGGACGCGGCGATGCGGGTGGCGGGGCTGACCCACGTGACCGCGGTGTCGGGTGCCCACTTCGCGATCATCGGCGCGGCCGTGCTCGGGGTCGCCGCCGCCGTCGGGCTGCCGCGACGCGCGCGCGTGGTCGCCGCGGCCGCCGCGCTGGGTGGCCTGCTCGTGCTCGTGCACGCCGAGCCCAGCGTCCTGCGGGCCGCCGCGATGGGGTCGGTCGGCCTCGCCGGGCTCGTCGTCGGGCGCCCGTCGCGTGCGCTGCCGGCGTTGGGCGCGACCGTGATCGCGCTGCTCGTGATGGACCCGTGGCTCGGCCGCGACCCAGGCTTCGCCCTGTCGGTGCTCGCGACGGCGGGCATCGTGCAGCTGACCGAACCCCTCTCCCGGCGGATCTCGGGGGGAGTGCTCGGCGATCGCGCCGGGTACGCGATCGCGGTCCCGATCGCCGCGCAGGCCGCGTGCGCGCCCGTGATCATCCTGCTCAACCCCGCGCTCGCGACCTACGCGGTGCCCGCGAACCTCGCGGTCGCGCCCGCGCTCGCTCCGGCCACGGTGTTCGGCGTGCTGACGGCCCTGGTCGCGCCGTGGTGGCCGGCCGCCGCTGCCGTGCTCGTGCTTCCGGCCGGCGCGGCGGCGTGGTGGATCGCCGCCGTGGCGCGCGCGGTCGCGGGGCTGCCGGCCGCGCAGCTGCCGTGGCCGGGCGGGTTCGCGGGCGCGCTCGCGCTCGCCGGGCTGACGGTCGCGGCCGCGCTCGCGGTGCGGCGCCTGGGTGCGCGCGCGCCGTGA
- a CDS encoding alpha-E domain-containing protein, translated as MLSRIAESLFWIGRYVERADDTARLLDVHVQSLLEDPWAEENLACRSLLSVMDCPVPADDVAVGRAHVLEVLAYDRDSPTGIAGSIVATRENARRAREIISTELWEAVNGTYNQLPEHLHTAQPHDFFHWVRERAAIVAGIVDSATARDDIWHYLVLGRSIERADMTARLLTTRALAGAGGPDWATLLRSCGAYESYLRRYRGRVSDASAAGFLLIDQPFPRSIVHALGQAERCLDALELPAEGATINDARLHLGHARTSLEYASLESILTRLPTKMETVQRSCSAASDAIRSRYFPSGAPTVWVGEAL; from the coding sequence GTGCTGAGCCGCATCGCCGAGTCCCTGTTCTGGATCGGCCGGTACGTCGAGCGGGCCGACGACACCGCACGGCTGCTCGACGTGCACGTGCAGAGCCTGCTCGAGGACCCCTGGGCGGAGGAGAACCTCGCCTGCCGCTCCCTGCTGTCGGTGATGGACTGCCCGGTCCCGGCCGACGACGTCGCGGTGGGCCGGGCGCACGTGCTCGAGGTGCTCGCCTACGACCGGGACTCGCCGACCGGCATCGCGGGCTCGATCGTCGCGACGCGCGAGAACGCGCGCCGCGCGCGCGAGATCATCTCGACCGAACTATGGGAGGCCGTCAACGGCACCTACAACCAGCTGCCCGAGCACCTGCACACCGCGCAGCCGCATGACTTCTTCCACTGGGTGCGCGAGCGCGCCGCGATCGTGGCGGGCATCGTGGACTCGGCGACCGCGCGCGACGACATCTGGCACTACCTCGTGCTCGGCCGGTCCATCGAGCGCGCCGACATGACGGCGCGCCTGCTCACCACGCGCGCGCTCGCGGGAGCGGGCGGGCCCGACTGGGCGACGCTGCTGCGCTCGTGCGGGGCGTACGAGTCGTACCTGCGCCGCTACCGGGGCCGGGTCTCCGACGCGAGCGCGGCGGGCTTCCTGCTCATCGACCAGCCGTTCCCTCGCTCGATCGTGCACGCGCTCGGCCAGGCCGAGCGGTGCCTCGACGCGCTGGAGCTGCCGGCCGAGGGCGCGACGATCAACGACGCGCGGCTGCACCTCGGGCACGCGCGCACGAGCCTGGAGTACGCCTCGCTCGAGAGCATCCTGACCCGGCTGCCCACCAAGATGGAGACGGTGCAGCGGTCCTGCTCGGCGGCGAGCGACGCCATCAGGTCGCGGTACTTCCCCTCCGGGGCGCCGACCGTGTGGGTCGGCGAGGCGTTGTGA
- the holA gene encoding DNA polymerase III subunit delta produces the protein MPPPARRPRSDRPSSGSSSGRGGPDLTWDSVELAPVVLVSGAEHLLSERAVAALIAAARERAQDVEVTQLEGAAYTRGMLGVVTSPSLFGEARVVVVQAVEQATPELITDALDYLAQPADDVVLVLVHRGGQRGKKLLDAVRAAGAPVVTCEPIKKDADKVAFAAAELRRAGRRADAQAVRALVEAVGADLRELAAACAQLAVDTTGVIGADVVARYYGGRIEATGFRVADAAIAGQTGQAVVLLRHALATGADPVPLVAAIAAKLRVLAKVAATRGRGAVAVRDLGLAPWQVDRALRDLSRWTPEGLAAAITAVAQADAEVKGAGRDPVFAVERAVLRVAAAANR, from the coding sequence GTGCCTCCCCCCGCGCGCCGTCCCCGCTCTGATCGCCCGTCGTCCGGCTCGTCGTCCGGCCGGGGCGGGCCGGACCTGACGTGGGACAGCGTCGAGCTCGCGCCGGTGGTGCTCGTGAGTGGGGCCGAGCACCTGCTGAGCGAGCGGGCGGTCGCCGCTCTGATCGCCGCGGCGCGCGAGCGCGCGCAGGACGTCGAGGTGACGCAGCTCGAGGGCGCCGCCTACACGCGCGGGATGCTCGGCGTCGTGACGAGCCCGTCGCTGTTCGGCGAGGCGCGGGTCGTCGTCGTCCAGGCGGTGGAGCAGGCGACGCCCGAGCTCATCACCGACGCGCTGGACTACCTCGCGCAGCCGGCTGACGACGTCGTGCTCGTCCTCGTGCACCGGGGCGGCCAGCGCGGCAAGAAGCTGCTGGACGCCGTGCGGGCGGCCGGCGCGCCCGTGGTGACCTGTGAGCCGATCAAGAAGGACGCCGACAAGGTCGCGTTCGCCGCGGCCGAGCTCCGGCGCGCGGGGCGGCGCGCGGACGCCCAGGCGGTCCGGGCGCTCGTGGAGGCGGTCGGCGCAGACCTGCGCGAGCTCGCCGCCGCGTGCGCGCAGCTCGCGGTCGACACCACCGGCGTGATCGGCGCCGACGTCGTCGCGCGGTACTACGGCGGCCGGATCGAGGCGACCGGCTTCCGGGTCGCGGACGCCGCCATCGCCGGCCAGACCGGCCAGGCGGTCGTCCTGCTGCGGCACGCGCTCGCGACCGGCGCGGACCCGGTGCCCCTGGTCGCGGCGATCGCGGCCAAGCTCCGCGTCCTCGCGAAGGTCGCCGCGACCCGGGGCCGGGGGGCGGTCGCCGTGCGTGATCTCGGGCTCGCGCCCTGGCAGGTGGACCGGGCCTTGCGGGATCTGTCGCGCTGGACGCCCGAGGGGCTCGCGGCGGCCATCACGGCGGTCGCGCAGGCCGACGCGGAGGTCAAGGGTGCCGGCCGGGATCCCGTCTTCGCGGTCGAGCGTGCCGTGCTGCGGGTGGCCGCGGCCGCCAACCGCTGA
- a CDS encoding type II toxin-antitoxin system PemK/MazF family toxin — protein sequence MTSTRLVDRLRARVRALTGRGARAVKPARHPGDFHGVVHPLYSPELDGSADPGEIVWTWVPYEEDPSRGKDRPVLVVGRDGRWLLGLLLTSKDHTLDAADEARHGRRWLDIGAGAWDARRRPSQVRLDRVLRLDADAVRREGAIIDRAVFERIAAAL from the coding sequence ATGACGAGCACACGACTGGTCGACCGGCTCCGCGCCCGCGTCCGCGCCCTCACCGGGCGCGGCGCGCGGGCCGTGAAGCCCGCCCGGCACCCGGGCGACTTCCACGGCGTCGTGCACCCGCTCTACTCGCCCGAGCTCGACGGGTCGGCGGACCCGGGCGAGATCGTCTGGACCTGGGTGCCGTACGAGGAAGACCCGAGCCGCGGCAAGGACCGGCCGGTCCTGGTCGTCGGGCGGGACGGGCGCTGGCTCCTCGGGCTCCTGCTCACGAGCAAGGACCACACCCTCGATGCCGCCGACGAGGCCCGGCACGGCCGCCGGTGGCTGGACATCGGTGCAGGTGCCTGGGACGCGCGCCGCAGGCCGAGCCAGGTCAGGCTCGACCGCGTGCTGCGGCTGGACGCCGACGCCGTCCGGCGCGAGGGCGCGATCATCGACCGGGCGGTGTTCGAGCGCATCGCTGCCGCACTCTGA
- a CDS encoding circularly permuted type 2 ATP-grasp protein translates to MADLFDGYPQAAAWDEMFDRSGQVRAAYRHVHQALVQMSATELGGRAERLARSYVNQGVTFDFAGEERPFPLDVAPRVIGGDEWDLISPGVAQRVRALEAFLADVYGPQAAVADGVVPRSLITSSSHFHRAAAGIEPPNGVRVHVSGIDLIRDEQGKFRVLEDNVRVPSGVSYVLSNRRAMAQTFPELFAALRIRTVSDYPQRLLAALIAAAPDGASDPTVVVLTPGVYNSAYFEHSLLARTMGVELVEGRDLFCSAGRVWMRTTNGRRRVDVIYRRVDDEYLDPVAFRSDSALGSPGLLTCARTGTVTIANAVGNGVADDKLVYTYVPDLIRYYLGEEPVIANVDTWRLEDPGALEEVLDRLDELVVKPVDGSGGKGLVVGSSATRGELDALRTRLLADPRGWIAQPIVQLSTVPTLIGDELRPRHVDLRPFAVNDGKRIWVLPGGLTRVALPEGELVVNSSQGGGSKDTWVIGRHLPIRARRPEDSPSSVAKQAAVPVDANPDDVRPQAMQQQQTAQAPAC, encoded by the coding sequence ATGGCGGATCTGTTCGACGGCTACCCGCAGGCGGCTGCGTGGGACGAGATGTTCGACCGGAGCGGGCAGGTCCGGGCCGCGTACCGGCACGTCCACCAGGCGCTGGTGCAGATGTCGGCGACGGAGCTCGGGGGGCGCGCCGAGCGGCTCGCGCGGTCCTACGTGAACCAGGGCGTCACGTTCGACTTCGCGGGGGAGGAGCGGCCGTTCCCGCTCGACGTCGCGCCGCGGGTGATCGGCGGCGACGAGTGGGACCTGATCTCGCCCGGGGTCGCGCAGCGCGTGCGCGCGCTCGAGGCCTTCCTCGCGGACGTGTACGGGCCCCAGGCCGCGGTCGCCGACGGGGTGGTCCCGCGCTCCCTCATCACCTCCTCCAGCCACTTCCACCGGGCCGCGGCCGGCATCGAGCCGCCGAACGGCGTGCGCGTGCACGTGTCGGGCATCGACCTGATCCGCGACGAGCAGGGCAAGTTCCGGGTGCTCGAGGACAACGTGCGCGTGCCGAGCGGGGTCAGCTACGTGCTCTCCAACCGCCGCGCCATGGCGCAGACCTTCCCGGAGCTGTTCGCCGCGCTGCGGATCCGGACCGTCTCGGACTACCCGCAGCGGCTGCTCGCCGCGCTCATCGCGGCGGCCCCCGACGGCGCGAGTGACCCGACCGTCGTGGTGCTCACGCCCGGCGTCTACAACAGCGCGTACTTCGAGCACTCCCTGCTCGCCCGGACCATGGGGGTCGAGCTGGTCGAGGGACGGGACCTGTTCTGCTCGGCCGGCCGGGTCTGGATGCGCACCACGAACGGCCGGCGCCGCGTGGACGTCATCTACCGCCGCGTCGACGACGAGTACCTCGACCCGGTGGCGTTCCGGTCCGACTCGGCGCTGGGCAGCCCGGGCCTGCTCACCTGCGCCCGCACGGGCACGGTCACGATCGCGAACGCCGTGGGCAACGGGGTCGCGGACGACAAGCTCGTCTACACCTACGTGCCCGACCTGATCCGCTACTACCTGGGCGAGGAGCCGGTGATCGCCAACGTCGACACCTGGCGCCTCGAGGACCCCGGCGCGCTCGAGGAGGTGCTTGACCGGCTCGACGAGCTCGTCGTCAAGCCCGTCGACGGCTCGGGCGGCAAGGGCCTCGTCGTCGGCTCGAGCGCCACGCGCGGCGAGCTCGACGCCCTGCGCACGCGCCTGCTCGCCGACCCGCGCGGCTGGATCGCGCAGCCGATCGTGCAGCTGTCGACCGTCCCGACGCTGATCGGCGACGAGCTCCGCCCGCGGCACGTGGACCTGCGCCCGTTCGCCGTGAACGACGGCAAGCGGATCTGGGTCCTGCCCGGCGGCCTGACCCGGGTCGCGCTGCCCGAGGGCGAGCTCGTGGTCAACAGCTCCCAGGGAGGTGGCTCGAAGGACACCTGGGTGATCGGCCGGCACCTGCCGATCCGGGCCCGCCGGCCGGAGGACAGCCCGTCGTCGGTCGCGAAGCAGGCCGCCGTGCCCGTCGACGCGAACCCGGACGACGTCCGCCCGCAGGCGATGCAGCAGCAGCAGACGGCGCAGGCGCCCGCGTGCTGA